One region of Phragmites australis chromosome 18, lpPhrAust1.1, whole genome shotgun sequence genomic DNA includes:
- the LOC133898348 gene encoding uncharacterized protein LOC133898348 isoform X2, which yields MACPICGSSYSSSSSRTQGYTTTVAPSNYHSSYSTLSSRTQGHRTTTAMATCNDEDSSLSRVTAVSRYSYDPSSSWSLYRAQGQTTTAMACPICGSSYSSSSSRTQGYTTTVAPSYNQSNISLSSRIQGGSAATKASGNYSSSSSKTKGNTIVTNYSNNSLSSRTQRHRAMPNKICNSSSSGTQAYVISSASTIVRPEAQYSSTNWHAQQQRQFSKLQRPWPQTQWQANLDIWRLRLNQVMPPKRHAPATPDGDGQAQLVAAMRAMKDELRTLRQATSAAGAPTGAASGAARIVDGPVSGVSLMQWVGMKLDSFDGSGTPVHAADWLSYVEDKMEAFDVLAHDRVRYGVQLLKGEAQIWWKGVQSARTAAHGQLSWHEFVRQFERRFYPVTFLDRMKIDLNAYTQDKKSVAEYEVGFNQIVRFVPHVAHDEWNRLWVWRCSRCTLLTCRSLQVVSTCPCRSTLCT from the exons ATGGCCTGCCCCATCTGCGGCAGCAGCTACAGCTCTTCATCGTCTCGGACTCAAGGATATACAACAACTGTAGCCCCCAGCAATTACCATAGTAGCTACAGCACCTTGTCTTCTAGAACCCAAGGGCATAGAACTACTACAGCCATGGCTACCTGTAATGACGAAGATTCGTCATTGTCCAGAGTCACAGCCGTGTCAAGGTACAGCTACGATCCCAGCTCCAGCTGGTCATTGTATAGGGCACAGGGGCAAACAACAACAGCCATGGCCTGCCCCATCTGCGGCAGCAGCTACAGCTCTTCATCGTCTCGGACTCAAGGATATACAACAACTGTAGCCCCCAGCTATAACCAGAGCAACATCTCGCTATCGTCTAGGATACAGGGAGGTTCAGCTGCAACCAAGGCAAGCGGCAACTACAGCTCCTCATCGTCTAAAACAAAGGGGAATACAATCGTGACCAACTACAGCAACAACTCGTTATCATCTAGGACACAGAGGCATAGAGCCATGCCCAACAAGATTTGCAACTCGTCATCGTCTGGCACACAAGCGTATGTGATATCCAGCGCCAGTACGATCGTCAGACCTGAAGCTCAATACTCATCGACCAACTGGCATGcacaacaacaacgacaattCAGCAAGCTGCAACGGCCATGGCCACAAACGCAGTGGCAGGCAAATCTGGACATTTGGCGGCTACGACTGAACCAAG TTATGCCACCTAAGAGGCATGCTCCGGCTACACCAGATGGTGATGGACAGGCTCAGCTAGTAGCCGCGATGCGGGCAATGAAGGACGAGTTGAGGACGTTAAGGCAGGCTACCTCTGCTGCTGGTGCCCCTACGGGCGCTGCTTCTGGCGCTGCTCGTATTGTAGATGGTCCTGTCAGCGGTGTTTCTCTCATGCAGTGGGTTGGCATGAAGCTAGACAGTTTTGACGGCAGTGGTACTCCGGTTCATGCTGCTGATTGGCTGTCGTATGTGGAGGACAAGATGGAGGCTTttgatgtgttggctcacgatcGTGTTCGTTATGGGGTACAACTGCTGAAAGGTGAGGCTCAGATATGGTGGAAGGGTGTGCAGTCAGCTCGCACGGCTGCACATGGCCAGTTGTCCTGGCACGAGTTTGTCAGGCAGTTTGAGAGGAGGTTCTACCCGGTGACTTTCTTGGATAGGATGAAGATTGATCTGAATGCCTATACGCAGGATAAGAAGTCAGTTGCAGAGTATGAAGTGGGCTTCAATCAGATTGTCCGCTTCGTCCCACACGTGGCGCATGACGAG TGGAACAGGCTTTGGGTGTGGAGATGCAGCAGGTGTACACTGCTGACTTGCAGAAGTCTTCAGGTGGTGAGTACCTGCCCATGCCGGTCTACCCTCTGTACTTGA
- the LOC133898348 gene encoding uncharacterized protein LOC133898348 isoform X1, which yields MACPICGSSYSSSSSRTQGYTTTVAPSNYHSSYSTLSSRTQGHRTTTAMATCNDEDSSLSRVTAVSRYSYDPSSSWSLYRAQGQTTTAMACPICGSSYSSSSSRTQGYTTTVAPSYNQSNISLSSRIQGGSAATKASGNYSSSSSKTKGNTIVTNYSNNSLSSRTQRHRAMPNKICNSSSSGTQAYVISSASTIVRPEAQYSSTNWHAQQQRQFSKLQRPWPQTQWQANLDIWRLRLNQVMPPKRHAPATPDGDGQAQLVAAMRAMKDELRTLRQATSAAGAPTGAASGAARIVDGPVSGVSLMQWVGMKLDSFDGSGTPVHAADWLSYVEDKMEAFDVLAHDRVRYGVQLLKGEAQIWWKGVQSARTAAHGQLSWHEFVRQFERRFYPVTFLDRMKIDLNAYTQDKKSVAEYEVGFNQIVRFVPHVAHDEVEKAKHFRQGLKHSIRQVLGAFPVVDFRTTVEQALGVEMQQVYTADLQKSSGGEYLPMPVYPLYLMAPPTTPTTHSMSQSGLFRPTQATAPSAPPVPGAYAMPCVDGRDYGDVVTGGGSSSHT from the exons ATGGCCTGCCCCATCTGCGGCAGCAGCTACAGCTCTTCATCGTCTCGGACTCAAGGATATACAACAACTGTAGCCCCCAGCAATTACCATAGTAGCTACAGCACCTTGTCTTCTAGAACCCAAGGGCATAGAACTACTACAGCCATGGCTACCTGTAATGACGAAGATTCGTCATTGTCCAGAGTCACAGCCGTGTCAAGGTACAGCTACGATCCCAGCTCCAGCTGGTCATTGTATAGGGCACAGGGGCAAACAACAACAGCCATGGCCTGCCCCATCTGCGGCAGCAGCTACAGCTCTTCATCGTCTCGGACTCAAGGATATACAACAACTGTAGCCCCCAGCTATAACCAGAGCAACATCTCGCTATCGTCTAGGATACAGGGAGGTTCAGCTGCAACCAAGGCAAGCGGCAACTACAGCTCCTCATCGTCTAAAACAAAGGGGAATACAATCGTGACCAACTACAGCAACAACTCGTTATCATCTAGGACACAGAGGCATAGAGCCATGCCCAACAAGATTTGCAACTCGTCATCGTCTGGCACACAAGCGTATGTGATATCCAGCGCCAGTACGATCGTCAGACCTGAAGCTCAATACTCATCGACCAACTGGCATGcacaacaacaacgacaattCAGCAAGCTGCAACGGCCATGGCCACAAACGCAGTGGCAGGCAAATCTGGACATTTGGCGGCTACGACTGAACCAAG TTATGCCACCTAAGAGGCATGCTCCGGCTACACCAGATGGTGATGGACAGGCTCAGCTAGTAGCCGCGATGCGGGCAATGAAGGACGAGTTGAGGACGTTAAGGCAGGCTACCTCTGCTGCTGGTGCCCCTACGGGCGCTGCTTCTGGCGCTGCTCGTATTGTAGATGGTCCTGTCAGCGGTGTTTCTCTCATGCAGTGGGTTGGCATGAAGCTAGACAGTTTTGACGGCAGTGGTACTCCGGTTCATGCTGCTGATTGGCTGTCGTATGTGGAGGACAAGATGGAGGCTTttgatgtgttggctcacgatcGTGTTCGTTATGGGGTACAACTGCTGAAAGGTGAGGCTCAGATATGGTGGAAGGGTGTGCAGTCAGCTCGCACGGCTGCACATGGCCAGTTGTCCTGGCACGAGTTTGTCAGGCAGTTTGAGAGGAGGTTCTACCCGGTGACTTTCTTGGATAGGATGAAGATTGATCTGAATGCCTATACGCAGGATAAGAAGTCAGTTGCAGAGTATGAAGTGGGCTTCAATCAGATTGTCCGCTTCGTCCCACACGTGGCGCATGACGAGGTAGAGAAGGCAAAACACTTTCGTCAAGGTCTTAAGCATTCGATCCGCCAAGTGTTAGGTGCTTTTCCAGTGGTTGACTTCCGCACTACAGTGGAACAGGCTTTGGGTGTGGAGATGCAGCAGGTGTACACTGCTGACTTGCAGAAGTCTTCAGGTGGTGAGTACCTGCCCATGCCGGTCTACCCTCTGTACTTGATGGCACCTCCGACTACACCGACTACTCATTCGATGTCTCAGTCTGGGTTGTTTCGACCAACCCAAGCTACTGCTCCTTCGGCACCTCCAGTTCCAGGGGCATATGCTATGCCTTGTGTTGACGGCAGAGACTATGGAGACGTGGTGACAG gtggtggttcttcgtctcacacttga